Proteins encoded in a region of the Ptychodera flava strain L36383 chromosome 4, AS_Pfla_20210202, whole genome shotgun sequence genome:
- the LOC139131070 gene encoding cilia- and flagella-associated protein 337-like isoform X6, with product MIRRRVRTNIPQVDPEEFAKFLKEIEEKINLEHLHSLKKSFEVADKSGTGTLTLEEFKEVIKNSLGLRRNDDQITALFMKIDSLSEGKIAWDEFCTYMQLEYAEKEDAYLRQKEVSFHTPAMIESTPHRETILRIDNMSDGIFVAVSQDGTISFWNSQLDLKRTKTLMSDQNINRQKPKWITDMVLMQQYNKIILGTGDREIQFYESSTFEPYCQVSGLETVPLKLAYCPTGYDECLIMYGDVDGCVNIIVIYATGETLRTWKKMPKTDGIASVTLEKVAHNVNGLTKFIRWKVHEDWVLELRYYEELRSIISCSNHENTALVIGSTTGSTHVESQLREIKESLNNFSNDKKGPKLSQQNYIQTKRRMDSDQTVFKVYKGVKTFDFSKDKNIIVTGGMDRIVRIWNPYVPSKPTGMLRGHNAPIFYLSIAADENRIYSISTDKTVRVWDIKDQTCMLTLRPKSHKIRGDIQACHYNRVTRSLAIATDQMALLNQKVKPQQYADIVITHKEPVHCCRYNASFKQVVTCSDGSAVKLWEFETGKPVFEFSQAHGDNAITAMAFDNTGRRLITGGRDGKLKVWNYNNGHCLKTLEKEDNTEEITSINYIEMNRNRYIISVGWDRRINIFTDSSDDFHHVQKPLPKWQDDVNHGHKEDILSLASAPPNLLASSSYDGEIIVWNLVSGHIYCHLISPKPQDYQSVALDGDNSICKLIFLEDRAANKHCAQLVASGPRGCIHFWNVYNGGELLAQFSVGSNRAAVSNMVASEDSTMLFTGDAIGFVHCWKIDGYCLRGKESEPPELIISWRAHVQSVTSMDLVEEHGLILTSSLDCTVRLWTIEGEYVGTFGQQEPWDVYNKATFLHPMVPYDVLVDPQSLPHHPCLDGKLTAAQVIHAESLENGENDSEEEEEEEEERKNDAVNITNYLGVRTQFVYDDNMIQEELKGKPYDDGTGKRLRHEKHKPRPKDRGGPNAYQNLKCFDLDDTPPPSAPTKHRDKTDPFDFEI from the exons ATGATCCGGAGGAGGGTGCGCACAAATATTCCTCAAGTGGATCCTGAAGAGTTTGCGAAATTTCTCAAGGAG attgaagagaaaataaatCTTGAACATCTACACAGtctaaaaaaatcatttgag GTAGCTGATAAAAGTGGCACTGGCACTCTAACGCTAGAAGAATTCAAGGAAGTCATTAAGAATTCATTAGGATTGAGAAGG AATGATGACCAGATTACAGCTCTCTTTATGAAGATTGACTCCCTCTCAGAGGGTAAAATAGCATGG gaCGAGTTTTGTACGTACATGCAGCTGGAGTATGCGGAGAAAGAGGACGCATATCTACGGCAGAAGGAAGTCTCATTTCACACGCCGGCCATGATAGAAAGCACACCACACAGGGAGACCATTTTGCGAATAGACAACATGTCAGACGGCATTTTTGTCGCGGTCAGTCAG GATGGAACAATATCATTTTGGAACAGCCAGCTAGATTTGAAAAGGACGAAAACTTTGATG TCGGATCAGAACATAAACAGACAAAAACCCAAATGGATCACAGACATGGTTCTAATGCAGCAGTACAACAAGATAATACTAGGAACAGG TGACAGAGAAATTCAGTTTTATGAGTCATCGACCTTTGAACCTTACTGTCAGGTCAGCGGATTGGAGACTGTACCACTGAAATTAGCATACTG TCCAACAGGGTATGACGAGTGTTTGATAATGTACGGTGATGTCGATGGTTGCGTCAATATCATTGTCATCTATGCCACTGGAGAAACCCTTAG GACGTGGAAGAAGATGCCCAAGACTGATGGAATTGCCAGTGTAACGTTAGAGAAAGTGGCCCACAATGTGAACGGGCTGACAAAGTTCATACGGTGGAAAGTGCACGAAGACTGGGTGTTGGAACTCAGATACTATGAAGAACTTCGGTCCATTATTTCCTGTTCAAATCATGAAAACACTGCCTTGGTAATAG GAAGCACAACAGGAAGCACACATGTTGAATCACAGCTGCGGGAAATCAAAGAGTCCCTGAACAATTTCAGCAACGACAAGAAAGGACCCAAACTTAGCCAACAGAACTACATCCAGACCAAGCGGAGGATGGACTCTGATCAAACTGTCTTCAAAGTCTACAAGGGAGTCAAGACGTTTGACTTCTCCAAAGACAAGAACATAATCGTCACCGGTGGTATGGATAGAATAGTAAGGATATGGAATCCATATGTTCCAAG TAAACCCACTGGGATGCTCAGAGGCCACAATGCACCAATCTTTTATCTCAGTATAGCTGCTGACGAAAACAGGATTTACAGTATTTCTACAGACAAAACTGTGCGG GTGTGGGACATTAAGGACCAGACTTGCATGCTAACGCTCCGTCCCAAATCACACAAGATCAGAGGTGACATACAAGCCTGTCATTACAATAGAGTTACTAGAAGTCTGGCCATTGCCACTGATCAGATGGCGCTCTTGAACCAGAAAGTCAA GCCCCAGCAGTACGCAGACATAGTCATCACACACAAGGAACCCGTCCATTGTTGTCGGTACAATGCCAGCTTCAAACAGGTGGTTACCTGCTCTGATGGCTCG GCTGTCAAACTCTGGGAATTTGAAACCGGTAAACCTGTCTTTGAGTTCTCCCAAGCTCACGGCGACAATGCAATAACAGCCATGGCATTTGACAACACCGGCAGACGGCTCATCACGGGAGGACGTGACGGGAAACTTAAAGTTTGGAACTACAACAATGGACACTGCCTCAAAACATTAGAAAAAG AAGACAATACAGAAGAAATCACTAGCATAAATTATATTGAAATGAACAGGAATCGTTATATCATCTCTGTGGGATGGGACAGGCGaatcaatattttcacagactcaAGTGATGATTTCCATCATGTTCAGAAACCGCTTCCCAAGTGGCAAGATGATGTG AATCATGGACACAAGGAAGATATTTTATCACTGGCATCAGCTCCTCCTAATCTTTTAGCAAGTTCAAGTTACGATGGTGAAATCATTGTTTGGAATCTGGTGTCTGGACACATCTACTGTCACTTGATATCACCAAAGCCTCAAGATTACCAGTCTGTGGCAT TGGATGGGGACAACAGCATATGCAAGCTCATATTTCTTGAAGACAGAGCTGCAAATAAACACTGTGCCCAACTGGTAGCTAGTGGACCAAGAG GATGTATCCACTTTTGGAATGTCTACAATGGAGGGGAACTTTTGGCCCAATTTTCAGTG GGTTCCAACAGGGCTGCAGTTAGTAATATGGTCGCTAGTGAAGACTCCACAATGCTGTTCACTGGTGATGCTATCG GATTTGTTCACTGCTGGAAAATTGATGGCTATTGTCTCAGAGGCAAAGAATCTGAGCCTCCGGAAT TGATTATCTCATGGAGAGCCCATGTCCAGAGTGTCACTAG TATGGACCTGGTCGAGGAACATGGTTTAATTTTGACATCGTCTCTGGACTGTACAGTCAGGTTATGGACGATAGAAGGCGAATATGTCG GTACATTCGGTCAGCAAGAACCCTGGGATGTTTACAACAAAGCCACATTTCTACATCCCATGGTGCCGTATGATGTACTTGTTGATCCCCAGAGCCTTCCCCACCATCCTTGCCTGGATGGGAAGTTGACGGCAGCTCAGGTCATCCATGCGGAATCTCTGGAAAATGGAGAGAATGACTcagaggaagaagaagaggaagaggaGGAAAGAAAG AATGATGCcgttaatattacaaattaccttgGAGTCAGAACTCAGTTTGTCTATGATGACAACATGATCCAGGAAGAACTCAAAGGGAAGCCGTACGATGATGGAACTGGCAAAAG GCTTCGTCATGAAAAACACAAACCCCGGCCCAAAGACAGAGGTGGACCCAATGCCTACCAGAACTTGAAATGCTTCGATTTGGATGACACGCCGCCACCGTCTGCTCCCACAAAGCATCGCGACAAAACAGATCCATTTGACTTTGAAATATAG